The Nycticebus coucang isolate mNycCou1 chromosome 15, mNycCou1.pri, whole genome shotgun sequence genome has a segment encoding these proteins:
- the LOC128566534 gene encoding protein S100-A10-like, which produces MDKKAALFAAPCPSQLASAMPLGPVDLTKMPSQMEHAMETMMFTFHTFAGNKAYLTKEDLRVLMEKEFLGFLENQKDPLALDKTMKDLDQCRDGKVGFHSFFSLIASLTIACNNYFVVHMKQKGKK; this is translated from the coding sequence atggacaaaaaggcAGCTCTGTTCGCCGCCCCATGCCCCAGCCAGCTAGCATCTGCCATGCCTCTCGGCCCAGTAGATCTCACCAAAATGCCATCTCAGATGGAGCATGCCATGGAAACCATGATGTTCACGTTTCACACATTTGCCGGGAATAAAGCctacttaacaaaggaggaccTCAGAGTGCTCATGGAGAAGGAGTTCCTGggatttttggaaaatcaaaaagaCCCTCTGGCCTTAGACAAAACAATGAAGGACCTGGACCAGTGCCGAGATGGCAAAGTAGGCTTCCACAGCTTCTTTTCCCTAATTGCCAGCCTCACCATTGCGTGCAACAACTATTTTGTAGTACACAtgaagcagaagggaaagaagtag